A window of Diospyros lotus cultivar Yz01 chromosome 14, ASM1463336v1, whole genome shotgun sequence contains these coding sequences:
- the LOC127790943 gene encoding NAC domain-containing protein 35-like, with the protein MRSWNWLTLHIRFIHFCLDKETPRQEEEGAVQQEDEQETAAQEEEEEEEEEEGHEAEEQEEDEDLDEIDLPDGVIFDPTDQDLASQYLINMNLGNPLPVYPVIPAIHAAQFYSMPPIDLVANQAPAGERQWFFFVNGGVTTQTRAVGNGGAAGSWRSFGDDFLICDSSNGEEAMGLKILFTYYSGIPQGRPRRTSWKMDEYTLPHNNGQWVLERIRSFMQVEDIDYHDTFALVPRLPPCIAAIRHWELHELEINNAFLHGDFHEEVH; encoded by the exons ATGCGCTCTTGGAACTGGTTGACGCTTCACATTCGATTCATCCATTTCTGTTTGGATAAGGAAACACCCcgtcaagaagaagaaggcgcagTACAACAAGAAGACGAACAAGAAACGGCTgcgcaagaagaagaagaagaagaagaagaagaagaaggccaCGAAGccgaagaacaagaagaagacgaagattTAGACGAAATAGATCTTCCAGATGGGGTTATATTTGATCCAACTGACCAGGATTTGGCCAGTCAGTATCTTATAAACATGAACCTGGGCAATCCTCTTCCCGTTTATCCTGTGATACCAGCCATTCATGCCGCACAGTTCTATAGCATGCCCCCTATCGATCTTG TGGCAAACCAGGCTCCGGCGGGTGAGAGACAGTGGTTCTTCTTTGTTAACGGCGGGGTAACGACACAAACCCGAGCCGTCGGAAATGGTGGCGCGGCAGGCTCTTGGAGATCATTTGGAGACGATTTCCTAATTTGTGATTCATCCAATGGAGAAGAAGCTATGGGCCTCAAGATTCTTTTCACTTACTATTCTGGGATACCCCAGGGAAGACCAAGGAGAACTAGTTGGAAAATGGACGAGTATACACTACCCCACAACAATGGTCAATGGGTTCTCGAGAGAATTAGAA GTTTTATGCAGGTGGAAGACATTGATTACCACGACACTTTTGCTCTTGTACCAAGATTACCACCTTGCATTGCTGCAATACGCCATTGGGAATTACATGAGTTAGAAATCAACAACGCGTTCTTGCATGGGGATTTCCACGAGGAGGTCCATTAG